From a region of the Helianthus annuus cultivar XRQ/B chromosome 5, HanXRQr2.0-SUNRISE, whole genome shotgun sequence genome:
- the LOC110938535 gene encoding indole-3-acetic acid-induced protein ARG7: MPLHITYFSLHNKMLGKKLGSFKNLAKKAKVRRDIKRSQSERLLRGNEEETSLSPFCSSPCSKTPTGFFTVYVGEERRRFVVPTGYLSHPLFKMLLEKSSEEFGFGQKNGLVVPCSVNAFQEVVSAVESSNGKCDLSHLVEEFL, from the coding sequence ATGCCATTGCACATCACATATTTTTCTCTACATAACAAAATGTTGGGAAAGAAGTTAGGCTCATTTAAGAACCTAGCCAAGAAGGCTAAGGTTCGGCGTGACATTAAGCGGTCACAGTCCGAACGGTTACTCAGGGGCAATGAAGAAGAAACAAGTTTATCGCCGTTTTGTTCTTCACCATGTTCTAAAACACCAACCGGGTTTTTCACTGTTTACGTAGGTGAGGAAAGACGTAGGTTTGTTGTCCCCACGGGTTACTTGTCACACCCTCTTTTCAAGATGTTGCTAGAGAAGTCGTCAGAAGAGTTCGGGTTCGGGCAGAAGAATGGATTGGTGGTTCCATGTAGTGTCAATGCTTTTCAAGAAGTGGTAAGTGCCGTGGAATCTAGTAATGGTAAATGTGATTTGAGTCATTTGGTTGAAGAGTTTTTATAG